One Pygocentrus nattereri isolate fPygNat1 chromosome 12, fPygNat1.pri, whole genome shotgun sequence DNA window includes the following coding sequences:
- the LOC108434712 gene encoding C-X-C motif chemokine 10-like, with protein MAFPPKALCLVLVAVVCIQLSNATVIPVRCECLRTSTRPYSWRIIKEFSITPPHSHCKDTEIILTLHSVNPNTGKNDQRCLSPDLHQAKKLETCWNRKNKDDKKVLQISECLPRK; from the exons ATGGCTTTTCCACCCAAAGCCCTTTGTCTGGTCCTGGTTGCAGTCGTTTGCATCCAGCTCAGTAATG CTACGGTGATACCAGTTAGGTGTGAATGCCTGAGAACCTCCACCAGACCGTATTCTTGGAGGATAATTAAAGAGTTCTCCATCACTCCACCACACAGTCACTGCAAAGACACTGAGATCAT ACTCACTCTGCACAGTGTCAATCCAAACACGGGAAAGAACGATCAGCGCTGTCTAAGCCCAGACTTGCACCAGGCTAAGAAACTTGAGACGTGCTGGAACAG GAAAAATAAAGATGACAAGAAAGTGCTCCAGATTTCTGAATGCCTACCGAGAAAGTGA